In a single window of the Acyrthosiphon pisum isolate AL4f chromosome X, pea_aphid_22Mar2018_4r6ur, whole genome shotgun sequence genome:
- the LOC100571833 gene encoding uncharacterized protein LOC100571833: MDKSEGKKSAGLKETNKTEQYFIGFDIDDDVLIIIENKKKFIKMELSKETGEPMEVEDASIVNNNQVNKKIQSRSNISSLEPNDVKNNWSNKRLKKENLRSDALEQVPPTLELTTPTFNFTSSNTRTSRSRGKKINVDIRDAIYKLPFKHGWKRELVYRTSGESTILNRTNRNGDVYYYSPTNQKLRSLREIQEQLDILSDKDLTIESFTFLKQPIGMNDRSKELIRDANSKLSKEDSFVGVAVKPKKSKTSLQRPPFDFELSDDENNKSSSKMKIVFKNTRSFSTLKSKKGISESMNTSSSTPEYISEDCQATQSSASPKVSSPKLEKIEITNTIVKRRNSEINGSLREIVTPSTSMQSFNYMAIALRHVFKYLKMDELLSASRVCTAWNIIAMNKTLWQNVRLKNSMVYDWEKFVDSIDQQLTDTLDTRRMLMPSKVEDFESFWLQFARAMKRAQQLKFIDLYRCPVTVVEDIIYSLPQIKVLSATSIKNPNLMKEMKDPNDLMYINLNYLGQMTMLTDLRLKGLTGMKLTGLSSFENLIHLKRLSLTSFKVFPKEIYKRLNTITDNIEFFEIGDCESLTKDFAVPLKRFVNLKTLRLENCCNEWDQSAQDVFTVIRGLEKLNVLELVNIEFSNCVEEELEKCDGIKALLIIPAYMSQSATTNRHLIECLKKLSKTLTHLIWGLTHELLRVTDLFITQYLQNRHTIGYNLELSHTNKTTDNIPILRTRRHRQQPDDQTTPEKENPESDNVDILSVPDLEKMLETMMPNAKTKIVKVPFSGTTRVYLSDHLNNL; the protein is encoded by the exons ATGGATAAATCGGAGGGGAAGAAATCTGCTggtttaaaa gaaaCCAATAAAacagaacaatattttattggatttgaTATTGATGATGatgtattgataattattgaaaataagaaaaaat TTATAAAAATGGAACTAAGTAAAGAAACAGGTGAACCTATGGAAGTAGAAGATGCATCCATTGTTAATAACAATCAGGTTAATAAAAAGATACAGTCCAGATCaaata TATCATCACTAGAACCCAATGATGTTAAGAACAATTGGAGTAATAAGAGGCTTAAGAAAGAGAATTTACGCAGTGATGCCTTAGAACAAGTTCCCCCTACTTTAG aacttACTACTCCAACATTCAACTTTACCTCTTCGAACACTAGAACAAGCCGTAGTAggggtaaaaaaattaatgttgataTCAGGGATGCTATTTATAAACTTCCATTCAAGCAtg gtTGGAAACGAGAATTAGTATACAGAACATCAGGTGAATCTACTATTCTTAATCGCACAAATAGAAATGGTGATGTATACTATTATTCTCCGACTAACCAAAAACTTAGATCATTACGAGAAATTCAAGAACAATTGGACATCTTATCTGATAAAGATCTAACCATAgaaagttttacatttttaaaacaaccaATTGGCATGAATGATCGATCTAAAGAACTTATCAGAGATGCAAATTCTAAATTATCTAAa GAAGACTCTTTTGTTGGTGTTGCTGTTAAACCTAAAAAATCTAAGACATCCCTACAGCGTCCACCATTTGATTTTGAATTGTCAGATGATGAAAACAACAAGTCTtcaagtaaaatgaaaattgtttttaaaaatactaggaGCTTCTCTACATTGAAATCTAAAAAAg GTATTTCAGAATCAATGAATACATCTTCATCTACACCTGAATACATATCTGAAGACTGCCAAGCTACTCAATCTAGTGCATCACCAAAAGTTTCTTCTCCAAAActtgagaaaattgaaataacCAACACAATAGTTAAAAGAAG GAATTCTGAAATAAATGGATCTTTAAGAGAAATTGTAACACCTTCCACATCCATGCAATCATTCAATTACATGGCTATAGCGTTGagacatgtttttaaatatttgaaaatggaTGAGCTTTTATCAGCTTCTAGAGTATGTACCGCCTGGAATATAATCGCAATGAATAAAACCTTA tggcaGAATGTTCGTTTAAAAAATTCTATGGTCTATGACTGGGAAAAATTTGTAGATTCAATTGATCAACAATTAACTGATACATTAGACACTAGACGTATGTTGATGCCATCTAAAGTTGAAGACTTCGAAAGTTTTTGGTTGCAATTTGCAAGGGCAATGAAAAGAGCGCAACAGTTAAAATTCATTGACTTGTATAGATGTCCTGTTACTGTTGTTGAAGATATTATTTACTCATTACCTCAAATTAAAGTACTTAGTGCTACTTCAATAaa aaatccaAATTTGATGAAAGAGATGAAAGATCCCAACGATTTAATGtacataaacttaaattatttgggACAAATGACCATGCTCACAGATTTAAGACTAAAGGGCTTAACTGGAATGAAATTGACGGGATTGTcatcatttgaaaatttaatacatctgAAGAGATTG tcaTTAACCTCTTTCAAAGTATTTCCAAAAGAGATCTATAAGAGATTGAATACTATTACTgataatattgagttttttgAAATTGGTGATTGCGAAAGCTTAACAAAGGATTTTGCTGTGCCACTTAAAAGATTTGTCAATTTGAAAACATTGAGATTAGAAAATTGCTGTAATGAATGGGATCAATCTGCACAGGATGTTTTTACTGTCATTAGAGGTCTTGAAAAGCTCAATGTTCTGGAATTGGTAAACATAGAATTCAGTAATTGTGTCGAAGAAGAATTGGAAAAATGTGATGGTATTAAAGCTTTACTGATTATTCCTGCTTACATGAGCCAA tccgCAACTACTAACCGTCACCTGATCGAATGTCTCAAGAAACTCTCCAAGACATTAACTCACTTGATTTGGGGACTAACTCATGAGTTACTCCGTGTTACTGACTTATTTATAACTCAATATCTTCAGAACCGGCATActattggttataatttagaattatcCCATACCAACAAAACAACcgacaatatacctatactcagAACAAGAAGGCACCGTCAGCAACCAGACGACCAGACTACTCCAGAAAAAGAAAATCCCGAGTCAGATAATGTTGATATACTTTCAGTTCCTGATTTAGAGAAAATGTTAGAAACTATGATGCCTAATGCTAAGACCAAGATAGTTAAAGTTCCCTTTTCTGGAACAACTAGAGTTTATTTGAGTGATCATTTAAATAATctctaa
- the LOC100571668 gene encoding uncharacterized protein LOC100571668: protein MEDKSIDKAAIVNPARRIPPGYMEQQPSLHTNQIHLQTDFTSPPPTHPHGIWLQSFSDPWQTQFRMPTPAPQANTTVTSTTTGNNNPPTFSSSSNRTSYSSYRSPLAHRRSFDNSACQQTPHQYGNTPRNNYPRQFSQNANFFANSPQNLQMPSSSSTQNWPQFNQRPRFVPRQHMRMNRPRSSIQNQSNRTYQETKIVIECKTRKRKLKSQQFGEPRLAQRPWNREDAVKAIAAEMKLQTPKNNRQIMIKFPDHQITPQIVQNFHTDIKSVHFHTPSSPRYCYVQVHPSANIEKVVNELNETFFQHEKLKVEIKESQSEVKTLPESIDPYTLYLGNLPTNISSNAVKDEFPKAIKVDVGFARKLTFARHAFIKFSNVEDAIQAYKEKYNSVIDGRPVMLRFRRSKRNVNSPGQVDKLPNEMNEFDIQSLQKKIKTEPKEENIDEYSPFPTNLSGVAKTEMMEKNEYEPDSINTSKVVKTEMMEENEYESILSEDDINIKTECPDYEYEYDEQYYEEEDTDISYTFRRNETLVEDEDRRWNENPDDKDEFDVPYSFVSKNQDEIDDGGSNKEDQRWNNLSDDNNDDNEKQTKGVDQHGQK from the exons A tggAAGACAAGTCGATTGATAAAGCGGCTATTGTAAATCCGGCGAGACGAATTCCGCCTGGTTATATGGAACAACAGCCTTCACTACACACTAACCAAATACACTTGCAGACGGATTTCACGTCTCCGCCACCTACACATCCCCATGGGATCTGGCTACAATCTTTTTCCGATCCATGGCAAACACAGTTCCGTATGCCCACTCCTGCGCCACAGGCCAACACAACCGTTACAAGCACTACAACAGGCAATAACAATCCTCCCACGTTCAGTTCATCCAGTAACAGAACTAGTTATAGTTCTTATAGATCACCTTTGGCACACCGGAGGTCGTTCGACAACAGTGCATGTCAACAAACACCCCATCAGTATGGGAATACCCCAAGAAACAATTATCCAAGACAGTTCTCTCAAAATGCT AATTTCTTTGCTAATTCTCCACAGAATCTACAAAtgccatcatcatcatcaactCAAAATTGGCCTCAATTTAATCAAAGACCTCGGTTTGTACCAAGACAACATATGCGTATGAATAGGCCTCGTAGTTCCATTCAAAATCAATCAAATAGAACTTATCAG GAAACAAAAATTGTGATTGAATGCAAAACACGGAAGCGCaaattaaaatcacaacaaTTTGGGGAACCACGGCTTGCTCAAAGACCATGGAATCGCGAAGATGCCGTAAAAGCAATCGCTGCCGAGATGAAACTTCAAACACCTAAAAACAATCGACAAATCATGATCAAATTTCCAGATCATCAAATTACGCCGCAAATTGTTCAGAATTTTCATACTGACATTAAATCCGTACATTTCCATACACCAAGTAGTCCAAG gtattgttATGTGCAAGTACACCCAAGTgcaaatattgaaaaagttgTAAATGAGCTAAATGAAACTTTTTTCCAACATGAAAAATTGAAGGTAGAAATCAAAGAAAGTCAGTCTGAAGTAAAGACATTGCCGGAGAGCATTGATCCATATAC ATTATATCTTGGAAATTTGCCAACAAATATCTCATCTAATGCTGTTAAAGATGAATTTCCAAAAGCCATTAAAGTTGACGTTGGGTTTGCTAGAAAACTTACATTCGCaag acatgcatttattaaattttctaatgtGGAAGATGCGATACAGgcgtataaagaaaaatataattcggTTATTGATGGCCGACCGGTTATGTTAAGATTTAGACGTAGCAAAAGAAATGTAAATTCACCTGGACAGGTTGATAAAtta CCAAATGAGATGAATGAATTTGATATAcaaagtttacaaaaaaaaatcaagacaGAACCTAAAgaa gaaaatattgatgaatataGTCCTTTTCCAACTAATTTATCGGGAGTAGCTAAGACTGAAATGATGGAAAAGAATGAATATGAACCTGATTCAATTAATACATCGAAAGTAGTTAAGACTGAAATGATGGAAGAGAATGAATATGAATCTATACTATCTGaggatgatattaatataaaaactgagTGTCCAGattatgaatatgaatatgatgaacaatattatgaagaGGAAGATACAGATATATCTTATACTTTCCGAAGAAATGAAACA ctAGTTGAGGATGAAGATAGACGATGGAATGAAAACCCTGATGACAAAGATGAGTTTGATGTGCCATATTCATTTGTATCAAAAAATCAA gaTGAAATTGATGATGGGGGAAGCAACAAAGAAGATCAAAGATGGAACAATTTATcagatgataataatgatgataatgagAAACAAACTAAAG GTGTCGATCAGCATGGTCAGAAATAA